In Mesorhizobium sp. J428, the genomic window TCCCGATCGCGACGACCACCTCCCCGGAATACGGTCTGAGGCTGATGACGGAATCGGCCGCGTTCGGCGTCACCCGCAATCCTTGGAACACGGCGCATACGACGGGCGGCTCGTCCGGAGGGTCGTCCTCGATCGTCGCAGCAGGCGTGGTCGCGGCCGCCCATGCCTCGGACGGCGGCGGCTCGATCCGCGTGCCGTCCGCCTGCACCGGCCTCGTCGGCATGAAGACCTCGCGCGGCCGCGTGCCGCTGTCGCCGCTGGTGACGGAGAGCTGGTACGGCTTCGTCGTCGACCATGCGGTGAGCCGCACCGTGCGCGACAGCGCCACGCTGCTCGACCTGACGCATGGGCCCGATCCGCTGGCACCCTATGCTGCCCGCCCGCCGAAGGGAACGTTCGCGGCAGCCGCTGCGCGCGATCCTGGAAGGCTGACGCTCGCCGTCTACCGCGGCTCGCCGCTCGGGCTGGAAATCTCGAAGGAGACGCTGGCCGCGCTGGACACGGCGGTGGCGCTGGCGCGTGAGGGCGGCCATTCGGTCGAGGAGATCGACCTGCCCTATATCGATCGCCAGTTCATGGCGGATTTCGCCGGCAGCGTCGCCTCCGCCGTTGCCGGCCTGCTGCGCATGGAGCGCGTCCGCAACGGCCGCGACATCGCAGGCGATGTCGAGCGCGCGTCGCGGGTGCTGGGCCGATACGGCGAGCTGCGGACCGCCGGCGAGACCTATGCGGCGCTGGAGCGCCTGCATGCGGCATCGCGGCAGCTGATCACCGAGACGGCGAAATACAGCGCCGTGCTGATGCCGATCATCGCGCACCCGCCGCTCGCCGTCGGCGCGATGAACCCCAAGGGCGCAGACGAGCTCATCGAGAACCTGCTCGACAGGCTGCGGCTCACCTGGCTGCTCAAGCTCCCGCAGTTCTTCGGCCAGCTTCTGGACAAGAGCCTCTGGTTCACCCACTGGCCGGCGATCCAGAACATCTCCGGCCAGCCTTCCATTGCCCTTCCGGTGCACCTGACAGAGACCGGCCTACCGCTCGGCGTGCAGGCCGCCGGCCGCCCCGGCGACGAGGAGACGCTCTACAGCCTCGCCGGGCAGCTGGAACGGATTTCCGGCTGGGACAGGCGGCGTGCGCGGCTGGAGATGCCGCGATAGGTCACTTTCTGCCGGCATCGGATCGCCGGGCTTCATAGGCTTCCCGGCAGAGCGGCGATAGGTCAGCGAGATTCTCCTCAAAGCAAGCCTTTACGCGTCCTCCGCCCGGGCGTGTACTCCGGACACAACCTACGGAAGTCAGACATGCACGCGGCGCGCTGCTCGCTCGTCGGCTCGGGCGCGGCGCCTTGCGCAAGACCAGACAGTGAGGCAAGGACAATCGCGAAAGCGGTCGGAAAAATGTATCGCAGACGGGGCAGGCGGTGAATGCGTTTCATCGATATGTTCTCCTGATGCTGATGATACGCTTCGACAGGGCAGACCCTTCGCGAGGGCAGACCTTCGCGCCGCCGTCGTCAGTTCTTGTCCATGAACCGTTGGACCAATCGCTTACGGGTTTCGGCCGGAAGCTCCGCCACCGTCGAAACGAACGCATCCGTAAGTGCGTCGCCGATCTGGCTCCGGTGCTGCCTTGCTTCGTCGATCGCCGCCCGGAGCGCTGCCTGATCCAGCTCCTTTTGCTCCAGGATCGCAGCGCTCCGCGCCAGCGCATCGCTGTACAGCGACATCTGATGGTCTGCCATGGATTTGAGGGCGTCTAGCCGCGCCCTAAGGTTCGTGGAGGCCGGTTCGGGGAGGTGCTCGGCGATTCGGTAGGCCATCGCCATCGGCACCGGTTGAATCAGCCCCATCCGGCTGCGGGTCGCCGATGCTGCCCAGTAGGTCACGACGAAGACATTGACGGCGACAGAAAGGAGGAGAAGCACCGCGAGGGCGCGCCGGCCTGGCATGTCAGCCTCCCATCATGAAGAAAGAGGGATCGCTGTATGAGAACGCGGCTGCAAGAAGGTCGGAAAGGCTTGCGTCGGACGCTCCCGACACCGTGACACCCGAAAGGCCGAGATACGCTCCAAGGAGGCCGGCGGCGACCATGCCCGCGAGGGGGCTTGCGAGAGAGCGAATCCATGTGAACCGCAGAGGCTGGTTCGCCTGTGCGGCGATACGGGCGTTGACCGCCGCGATTGACCGTTCCGCACGCCGTTTCTCTACGACTGGGCCAGCCGTGCCGATGAAATCATCGAACAGCGCTGTCTCGCGCAGGACCGACGCCGCCCAAGGCTGGCGCGCCGCTGCCGTCGCTTCGCTCCGAAATCGTTCGGGCCAGCGCTCGATGTCGGCGCCGAATGTCTCGGCAAGCTCGCGGAAGTCATCTTCGTTCATCTTTGCTCTCCCTGCTTCCAGATCAAGTTCACGTAGTCTCGGCATGCACTGCGGCCGCGGGTCAGAAGCGACTCGAAACTCTTCTCCGATACTCCGAGGATGGACGCCCCGTCCCGAACGCTCACGTCATCGAGATGGAACAGCACCACCGCCGCGCGCTGCCGGTCAGGCAAAGATGCGATGGCGGCGGCGGCGAGCCGACGTCGTTCCAGGTCTATCAATATGTCGTCCGCCGCCGGCCGATCCTCGGCCACCTCCTCCACCTCCGCGAGCCCCTCGTGCTGCCGCTTGCGACGGCGGTCGAGCGCAAGATTGGTGAGGATCTGGTAGAGCCAGGTCGAAAAGCGCGCGCGGCCAGAATCGAAGCGGGCGGCATGGCGCCATACCCTTATGAACGCCTCCTGCGCGATCTCATCCGCATCGGCACTATTGCCGACCAGCCGGGCCGTGAACCGGATAGAGCGGCCCATATGACGGTCCATCAGAACCCTGAACGCACGCTGGTCGCCTCGCACGACGGCAAGCACAAGGGTCTCGTCGTCCAAGTCTTGCACGTCGTCCGCCACCGCCACGAGCCGCTCCGATCGACGCCTTAGAGCATACACGAAAAAGGCCGTCCGCGGCTCGACATGATCAGAAGTGGAGGTTTAGACCGATGCGGACTGTGTGCGCATTCAGTTCGACATTGCTCGATCCGACAACGCCGGTGTCGGTGCCGGAAGGGTCGATGACGCTGCCGTTGGCCGTCTGCGCCAGATGGACAAACTGATATTCGCCGCGCAGCGAGATGGTTTCGGTCACCGCGCGTTCGTAGCCGGCGCCGACCGCGTATCCGGTTGCGATCTTGTCGGGCGTGACGAGGGTGGCGGTGAAGCCGTCCTGTCCTGCAAGATCGATCGTTCCGTCCAGCCCGCCATAGGCAAAGCCGCCGGTCGCGTAGAAGAGATTACGCCCGGCGGCGTAGCCCACGCGCGCCCGCACCGTGCCATACCAGTCTAGGCTCGTAGAGCTCGTGCCGAGCGTTTGGTCAAAGGCAGCGGCGGTTGTTTCGTCACGGAGGTCCGAAACCTGGATATCGGCCTCGACGCCAAAGACAAGGTGGCCTGTCTGCCAGTTGTGACCGGCCTGGAGCCCGCCCGAGAACCCCTCAGGCGACAGCGAGCCCAGCAGGATCGGGGCCATGTCCGGAAATGCCTGAGCGTCGACTTCATCGCTCGATGCTGCGCCGTAACCTGCATTTATACCGGCGTAGAAGCCGCGCCATGAGCGGACGGCAGCCCCGCCAAAGCGATCGACCGAAGGTGACTCGAGATCGCCGGTCGGATCGGCGGCTGCCGCCGCGAAGCAGGCAGCCACCCATATGCAGGAGGCAAGTGCAACGGTACGCACGACACTATTATGCATAAAGAAGACCCTTCGATTGGAAGCCCTTGATCGGGACATGCCGCTAATACGGTCCGACCCGGGATTTCCTTCGCGACCTAAATCGCGGCAGCGCCTTCGAGGGATTTATGCCGCGCTCGCGTATCTGGAGCATCTTCAACGGGAGCATCCTCATGCGGTATATACGAGCACTTCTCTCCGCCCTGGCCGTTGTCGGCTCGACCCGGCTGGCGCCGGCCGCCGACGTCGTCATCGTCGCGCCCAGGCCCGGTCCGGTCCGGGTGGTTTCACCATTGCCGCGGCCAGTCGACGTGGTGATCGTCCGACCAGAGCACTGTTGGATCGAGACCGATTACATTCGAGTGGGCGACAGGCACGTCGTGCGGAGAGTGAAACGCTGCCGGTGAGCCTGCCGGCGGAGTTGTCTCGCGCAGATGCTTTGAACCCGTCGCATTCTTGCGCTAGAACGCCGCCGACCTCTCCAGCCGGGACCGCCTGATGACGACCGATACTGCCGCCACCGCCGAAATGCAGGCGCGCCTGCTTTCCAACGCGCTGCCCTACATGCAGCGCTACGAGAACAAGACCGTCGTGGTGAAATATGGCGGCCATGCCATGGGCGACGCGGCGCTAGGCCAGGCCTTTGCGCGCGATATCGCGCTGCTCAAGCAGTCGGGCGTCAACCCGATCGTCGTTCACGGCGGCGGGCCGCAGATCGGCGCGATGCTCAACAAGATGGGCATCGAATCGAAGTTCGAGGGCGGGCTGCGCGTTACCGACCAGAAGAC contains:
- a CDS encoding amidase; its protein translation is MSAERVLWEYDAVGQAELVRKGDISPSELVEAAIARLEKVNPQINCVAEKTYEHARAAAKTVDRNAPLAGVPFAIKDLGIAQKGIATHSGSRAPVFVPDFDSVLTERYRAAGLIPIATTTSPEYGLRLMTESAAFGVTRNPWNTAHTTGGSSGGSSSIVAAGVVAAAHASDGGGSIRVPSACTGLVGMKTSRGRVPLSPLVTESWYGFVVDHAVSRTVRDSATLLDLTHGPDPLAPYAARPPKGTFAAAAARDPGRLTLAVYRGSPLGLEISKETLAALDTAVALAREGGHSVEEIDLPYIDRQFMADFAGSVASAVAGLLRMERVRNGRDIAGDVERASRVLGRYGELRTAGETYAALERLHAASRQLITETAKYSAVLMPIIAHPPLAVGAMNPKGADELIENLLDRLRLTWLLKLPQFFGQLLDKSLWFTHWPAIQNISGQPSIALPVHLTETGLPLGVQAAGRPGDEETLYSLAGQLERISGWDRRRARLEMPR
- a CDS encoding periplasmic heavy metal sensor; the encoded protein is MPGRRALAVLLLLSVAVNVFVVTYWAASATRSRMGLIQPVPMAMAYRIAEHLPEPASTNLRARLDALKSMADHQMSLYSDALARSAAILEQKELDQAALRAAIDEARQHRSQIGDALTDAFVSTVAELPAETRKRLVQRFMDKN
- a CDS encoding sigma-70 family RNA polymerase sigma factor; translated protein: MQDLDDETLVLAVVRGDQRAFRVLMDRHMGRSIRFTARLVGNSADADEIAQEAFIRVWRHAARFDSGRARFSTWLYQILTNLALDRRRKRQHEGLAEVEEVAEDRPAADDILIDLERRRLAAAAIASLPDRQRAAVVLFHLDDVSVRDGASILGVSEKSFESLLTRGRSACRDYVNLIWKQGEQR
- a CDS encoding outer membrane protein — translated: MAACFAAAAADPTGDLESPSVDRFGGAAVRSWRGFYAGINAGYGAASSDEVDAQAFPDMAPILLGSLSPEGFSGGLQAGHNWQTGHLVFGVEADIQVSDLRDETTAAAFDQTLGTSSTSLDWYGTVRARVGYAAGRNLFYATGGFAYGGLDGTIDLAGQDGFTATLVTPDKIATGYAVGAGYERAVTETISLRGEYQFVHLAQTANGSVIDPSGTDTGVVGSSNVELNAHTVRIGLNLHF